The DNA region GCGGTAAACGTCGAAGATTTCCCAATAAATAATTGCATCGACTCGAATGGAGATGTTGTCTTTTGTAATAACAGTTTGCGGCGGAATATCAAGGACACGCTCTTGCAAACCTTCCTTAAAGGCAATTTTTTCGATGATGGGCAAGATGGCATTCATCCCAGGCTTGAGAATACGGTTAAACCGTCCAACTCGAGTGACGATCGCCTCTTCATTTTCCTCGATGATATGAATCGACTTGTAAATGAGATAGATGAACACGATTACGGCAGAACCGCAAAGGAATAGTAAAAGAATGAACCGAATTTCCACTGAATTTCCTTTGCTCCGTTAGAGGTGAATCGTGCTGATGCCGTAGAATGCTGTTCTTCATTTTAGAGGAATGCTATGGAGCGATCGCCGTCCACTCGACATAATCTTGGATTAATTGCTTGAGGAGTTGTTGTTTGATGCGCTGCAAAACTTCGCTCAGTAGGCGATCGCCCGTAGATTGCAACAGAGATTTAGGCGTTAACCAAAGCGGTGGTGGCAACTTTAACCCAACCTGTAAATCTGCTTTACCACTCAATTGAGGATTTCCCTCCAGGTCAATTTGGCTGGCCAAAATCCCCGTCACATTCAGCTCAAAACTCTCCATAAAAAGCTCTAAACCTTTCAGATGACAATCCACACTCTCGATATGCAAAATATTCTGACGATCGCACCAAATTTTCAACGTCACAATCGGTTGAAATTTATATAAATCCAAAAAGCCAATCGGTTGCATACGTAGACGAAACAGATCCTCCCCTAATTTGTCTGTCAGTTCCGGATTCGCAATGACTCCAACAATCCGATCCACCTGCTGCAAATACTCAGCAATTGAAGGAGACAACTGCGGCGCATCCAACTGCACAAGCTCTATTGCATTAAACCGGACTTGCATAAATTCACTCACAAACTATAAAAAACAGTAGTCCAAAATTGGCCATTAAGCAGGCTTTCTCTAACCGAAAATCGACGAATAATATCCATCCAGGCCAAGCAAACATCCCAAAAAGATCATTAAAAATACCAACAAAAAACCACTGATGTAACGCAACGTAAACTTATATCACCATTTCGAGAAGCGCCCTCAAACCCTGCGGTAAACTAGCCCATAATCCAGAATGCTGATACGCAAAAACACATTCTTGTAGGAGTTAACACTCAATGTCTCATAGCGTTAAAATTTACGACACTTGTATCGGTTGCACTCAGTGTGTCCGTGCCTGTCCTCTTGATGTCCTAGAGATGGTTCCCTGGGATGGCTGCAAAGCTGGTCAGATCGCGTCTTCTCCTCGCACAGAAGATTGCGTTGGTTGTAAGCGGTGTGAAACTGCTTGTCCTACTGACTTCCTCAGTATCCGAGTTTACCTTGGTGCAGAGACTACTCGCAGCATGGGTCTTGCTTACTAAAATTCCTGAATAACAAAATTTTTTTGTATTGGGTTTTATAACAAAACCATTCATTTAACATCCTTCAATCATTCTGGTCATCAGTAGAGAGGCAACCTATGTCCTCTCTTTTTTTATGTCTAATATTCATCTAAAAACCCCAACTCTTGCATGAATTTATTTATGAAAGTAATTGAATTTTAGATATTTAGCTATTTCATGGGAAAGGGAGAGAGTTTCAGCAATTCTAACGATTATGATTTACAGATATTTATGTTATAAATCAGTCTATTAGAGATAGATAATAACGATTAATCATTCTTTCCCTTTCATGCTCGATTTCACATCTCACGATGCTTTTGCGAAGTGTTTGGTGAGAGACCCAATTCAATTACCAGCCTCGACTAAACTTGCCCAAGCGATGCAGGTAATGGCAGATGCAAATAATTTATGTGATGTGGAGAATCAGTCGAAAGCCCAAATTCATAGTAATAAATCCAGTTGTATTTTAGTCATGGAGGGCGATCGCCTCAGTGGTATCGTCACAGAACGAGATTTAATAAAGTTGCTACTCCACGAAAGAGATTGGGAAACAATGACATTAGGGGCAGTCATGAGTTCTCCTGTGGTGACGATGGACTTAAGTAAGGAAGAACTTACCCCTGTAAAAATTTCACAAGTTTTGCAAAAGCATCGGGTTAGACATCTACCCATTCTTGATGCTCAAGGACATATTTATGGCATTATCACCCATCGTTTATTGCGCCATTTGATTGAGGCTGCTCATTTATTACGGTTCCGTTTTGTTAATGAGGTGATGGTCAGAATAATCGTCTCGGCAGAGAAGGATGATACTCTCTGGGATTTAGTGCAGCTAATGGTAGAGCATAAGATTGGTTCTGTCGTCATTACGGAACACCACTCACAACAGAAGAATGCGCTGCGTGCCGTTGGTTTAGTCACGGAACAGGATGTTTTGCAATTTCGATCTCTCGGTTTAGAGCTCCATCAGATTAAAGCGGAGGATGTCATGGCTGTTTCACCGCAATTGATTCAGGCGACAGATTCCCTAGTGCATGCAAGACAGATTATGCAAGAAACCCGCAGTGATCGCCTCATTGTGGTTGGTGACAAAGGTGAAATGGTGGGGCTACTGACCCAATCTAGTCTCCTTGAGGCGATGAACCAAAATGAAATGTTTAAACTCGTAGATTTTTTGGAGCAGCAGATCGAGGAACGCACCAACCAACTTGATCAAATAAACAAACAACTACGTCAGGAAATACAAGAGCGGCGTAGGGCAGAGAAGCGGATCCAGCGACTAACACTGATTGATGAGCTGACCGGTCTTTATAATCGGCGTGGCTTTTTTCTGATGGCAGAGCAGGAGCTAAAACTGACGGAACAACGGAGATTGTCTTTCTCTGTCTTTTTTATCGATATCGATAACTTAAAGGATATCAACGATAATTTTGGTCACGAGATGGGAGATCAAATCATTATCGATACGGCGCAGCATCTCAAAGCTTGCTTCCGTAAAGCTGATGTTATTTCACGTTTGGGTGGAGATGAATTTACCTGTTTTACCTTAGCGAATCAAGAGGAAGCAGCTTTAATCATTCAGCGACTAGAGAACGCGATCACCCAATTCAACCAACGCCAGAAACGCCCTTATAATCTATCTTTAAGCATTGGTCATGTTAGCTATGACGAATATTGTGATGTGACTCTTCGCGAATTATTAAAACAAGCTGACAAAAAAATGTATGCTCAGAAAATCCTGAAAAAAGCATCGATCGATCATTTAGATTAAATCGTTTTCCTAAGTTTTTTTCCTTTGAGGCGATCGCCAATTGAACTGGCAAAATATTTCAGAATAAAACCTATTTGCCTAAATAATCATCAAAATTGTAGAATTGGAAGTTCGTGAGCTACAAGAGCTATACACAAAATATTATTTGTAATATCCGCACATTACTATGAGTAAACGTTTACAGGTCGTCCTAAATCAGGATGTCCGCAAACTCGGCACTAACGGCGACCTAGTAGAAGTCGCTCCTGGTTATGCCCGTAACTATCTCCTACCCCAAGGCATTGCTTCCCTCGCTACCCCTGGTATTTTGCGCCAAGTTGAGCAGCGCCGTGAAAAAGAGCGTCAACGTCTCGCTGCTGTGCTCAAAGAAGCAGAAGATCGCAAAGTGGCACTCAAGACCGTTGGTAAACTTACAATTCGTAAGCAAGTTGGTGAAGACAACTTGATCTTCGGTACTGTAACCACCCAAGACGTGGCTGACACAATCAAAGCAATGGCTGGTCAAGATGTTGATCGTCGTGGCATTACCATTCCTGAAATCAACAAGACTGGTAATTATCAGGC from [Leptolyngbya] sp. PCC 7376 includes:
- a CDS encoding DUF1997 domain-containing protein → MQVRFNAIELVQLDAPQLSPSIAEYLQQVDRIVGVIANPELTDKLGEDLFRLRMQPIGFLDLYKFQPIVTLKIWCDRQNILHIESVDCHLKGLELFMESFELNVTGILASQIDLEGNPQLSGKADLQVGLKLPPPLWLTPKSLLQSTGDRLLSEVLQRIKQQLLKQLIQDYVEWTAIAP
- the psaC gene encoding photosystem I iron-sulfur center protein PsaC, which encodes MSHSVKIYDTCIGCTQCVRACPLDVLEMVPWDGCKAGQIASSPRTEDCVGCKRCETACPTDFLSIRVYLGAETTRSMGLAY
- a CDS encoding diguanylate cyclase, with the translated sequence MRDPIQLPASTKLAQAMQVMADANNLCDVENQSKAQIHSNKSSCILVMEGDRLSGIVTERDLIKLLLHERDWETMTLGAVMSSPVVTMDLSKEELTPVKISQVLQKHRVRHLPILDAQGHIYGIITHRLLRHLIEAAHLLRFRFVNEVMVRIIVSAEKDDTLWDLVQLMVEHKIGSVVITEHHSQQKNALRAVGLVTEQDVLQFRSLGLELHQIKAEDVMAVSPQLIQATDSLVHARQIMQETRSDRLIVVGDKGEMVGLLTQSSLLEAMNQNEMFKLVDFLEQQIEERTNQLDQINKQLRQEIQERRRAEKRIQRLTLIDELTGLYNRRGFFLMAEQELKLTEQRRLSFSVFFIDIDNLKDINDNFGHEMGDQIIIDTAQHLKACFRKADVISRLGGDEFTCFTLANQEEAALIIQRLENAITQFNQRQKRPYNLSLSIGHVSYDEYCDVTLRELLKQADKKMYAQKILKKASIDHLD
- the rplI gene encoding 50S ribosomal protein L9 codes for the protein MSKRLQVVLNQDVRKLGTNGDLVEVAPGYARNYLLPQGIASLATPGILRQVEQRREKERQRLAAVLKEAEDRKVALKTVGKLTIRKQVGEDNLIFGTVTTQDVADTIKAMAGQDVDRRGITIPEINKTGNYQAQVKLHPEVTATVDFEVIAL